The window TGAGCAGCCCGACATGGAAACCTTCCAAAATCTCCGTTTGGCTTACGAGTCATTGGCTAGAGGAGGGAATGCTCCATGTGTCTTAAATGCTGCCAATGAAATCGCAGTGGCTGCATTTTTGAGGGAAGAAATTGGTTTTCTCGAAATGTCAGACCTAATTGCAACATCTTTGGAAAAAATAGATTTCATAAAAAGTCCAAGTTTACAAGATTTTGTAGAGACAGACAGATTGACAAGAATTATCTCAAAAGAATTAATCAAGAGTAAAATTTAAACAATGGATACATTAATTATGGTAGCTCAGTTGTTACTGGGTTTATCAATTTTAGTTGGCCTTCATGAATTAGGTCACTTACTTACAGCCAAAATGTTTGGCATGAGAGTAGAAAAATTCTCCATCGGTTTCCCACCAAAAATCATAGGTTTTCAATGGGGAGAAACAGAGTATTCTATAGGGGCTATTCCTTTAGGTGGTTTTGTAAAAATCTCAGGAATGGTAGATGAATCTATGGATTCGGAACAAATGAGTGCAGAACCACAACCTTGGGAATTCAGGTCTAAGCCAGCTTGGCAAAGATTGATAGTCATGCTTGGTGGTATTATCGTCAATGTCATTACGGGAGTATTGATTTTCGTCGTTTTGGTTTATCAAAAAGGTGAAACTTATTACTCTCAAGAGCAGATTGTAGAACATGGTATCGTAGCTTATGACATTGGAAAGCAAATAGGTTTTCAGGATGGGGACAAGATTCTTGACATTAACGGTGAACCATATAAAAGCTTATCAGAACTAAGCGGAGGCGAAGCATTATTAAGTACAGATGGTTATTATACTGTGGAGCGCAATGGAGAAATCCTGAAAGTAGAAATCCCAAGAGGATTTATCAATTCCTTCTCCAATGAAGAAAGCATGTCTAATTTCATCAATATCAGAATGCCATTCGAGATATTGGAAATCACCAAAGG is drawn from Belliella baltica DSM 15883 and contains these coding sequences:
- the rseP gene encoding RIP metalloprotease RseP; this translates as MDTLIMVAQLLLGLSILVGLHELGHLLTAKMFGMRVEKFSIGFPPKIIGFQWGETEYSIGAIPLGGFVKISGMVDESMDSEQMSAEPQPWEFRSKPAWQRLIVMLGGIIVNVITGVLIFVVLVYQKGETYYSQEQIVEHGIVAYDIGKQIGFQDGDKILDINGEPYKSLSELSGGEALLSTDGYYTVERNGEILKVEIPRGFINSFSNEESMSNFINIRMPFEILEITKGEEAERVGLQKGDKILAVNDKPVKYFDELQLALADASNTSAKLTVDRNGQQIEKAANVSEEGTIGIQINPLLEPVTKKFGFAESVTKGTERAFGVVIINAKALGRMFTGEVSAKNVSGPIGMAKIYGNKWDWTKFWSITGLISMILAFMNLLPIPALDGGHVVFLLYEMISGKSPSDKFLENAQKVGMVMLLALMVFAIGNDILKLFTGG